A stretch of the Oceanispirochaeta sp. M1 genome encodes the following:
- a CDS encoding winged helix-turn-helix transcriptional regulator, with product MDKEIIILEQIQNNPQVSQRDLASIAQASLGMTNAILKRFVKKGFITIKKVNNRNIHYILTTDGLDEISKRSWSYFRRTIKNVVVYQDAIFEIVKQVKKEEYCIIALQGQSDFEFIIEHVCYKMGIEFKLIPQEIDDFSEGVFCFISESSNKVDNDKNMFSLKHLIIG from the coding sequence ATGGACAAAGAAATAATAATCCTAGAACAAATACAGAATAATCCTCAAGTTAGCCAAAGAGATCTGGCTTCTATTGCACAGGCATCCTTGGGCATGACAAATGCTATCCTCAAGCGATTTGTGAAAAAAGGATTTATTACAATCAAAAAAGTAAATAACAGAAATATCCATTATATTCTTACAACAGATGGTTTGGATGAGATTAGTAAGCGATCTTGGAGCTATTTCAGGCGTACTATCAAGAATGTCGTGGTATATCAGGATGCAATATTCGAGATTGTAAAACAAGTAAAAAAAGAGGAATATTGTATTATTGCTCTTCAGGGCCAAAGTGATTTTGAATTTATAATTGAGCATGTTTGCTACAAAATGGGTATAGAATTTAAATTGATCCCTCAAGAAATAGATGATTTTTCTGAAGGTGTATTTTGTTTTATATCTGAATCATCAAATAAAGTGGATAATGATAAAAATATGTTTTCCTTAAAACATCTGATAATAGGTTAA